In Massilia violaceinigra, one DNA window encodes the following:
- a CDS encoding ArsR/SmtB family transcription factor codes for MLTILSALANPHRLRIIAALASGGRNYVSQLARDIGISRPLLHLHLQKLEQAGLVTSCLELSHDGKALNYFEAGSFAVALTPEAIAEAVKSLTINLEK; via the coding sequence TTGCTGACGATCCTGTCCGCGCTTGCCAATCCGCACCGGCTGCGCATCATCGCGGCCCTCGCATCGGGCGGACGCAATTACGTCAGCCAGCTTGCACGCGACATTGGCATCAGCCGGCCGCTGCTGCACCTGCATCTCCAGAAGCTCGAACAAGCCGGCCTCGTTACCAGCTGTCTCGAACTCTCGCACGACGGCAAAGCGCTCAATTATTTTGAAGCGGGCAGCTTTGCGGTAGCGCTGACCCCGGAAGCGATTGCCGAGGCAGTCAAGTCCCTCACCATCAACCTTGAGAAGTAG
- the kefF gene encoding glutathione-regulated potassium-efflux system oxidoreductase KefF — MTAGPPARVREVVVLFAHAAPQRSRVNRRLAEAARSVPGVELVDLYGTYPDFYIDVAAEQDNLADASALVFLQPIQWYGMPALLKEWVDMVLVPGWAYGAGASALQGKGFWLVASTGSPLDAYAPGATHGYPFEAFLPPYRQIAALCGMDWIDPHILHAAHRVSDEALDAHVDAFTARLTALASA; from the coding sequence GTGACGGCCGGCCCTCCGGCGCGCGTGCGCGAGGTCGTGGTCCTGTTCGCGCACGCGGCGCCGCAGCGCTCGCGCGTGAACCGCCGCCTGGCCGAGGCCGCGCGCAGCGTGCCCGGGGTCGAACTGGTCGACCTGTACGGCACCTACCCCGACTTTTACATCGACGTGGCGGCCGAGCAGGACAACCTGGCCGATGCCAGCGCCCTGGTGTTCCTGCAGCCGATCCAGTGGTACGGCATGCCGGCCCTGCTCAAGGAATGGGTCGACATGGTGCTGGTGCCCGGCTGGGCCTACGGCGCCGGCGCCAGCGCGCTGCAGGGCAAGGGTTTCTGGCTGGTGGCCTCGACCGGCAGCCCGCTTGATGCCTACGCGCCGGGCGCCACCCACGGCTACCCGTTCGAGGCGTTCCTGCCCCCCTATCGCCAGATTGCCGCCCTGTGCGGCATGGACTGGATCGACCCGCACATCCTGCACGCCGCGCACCGGGTCAGCGACGAGGCGCTGGACGCCCACGTCGACGCCTTTACCGCCCGCCTGACGGCGCTGGCCAGCGCCTGA
- the kefC gene encoding glutathione-regulated potassium-efflux system protein KefC, producing MEHGLLLNALIYLAAAVIAVPIAKKLGLGAVLGYLLAGIAIGPWGLGLIGEVEDILHISEFGVVLLLFVIGLELEPKRLWAMRRAIFGRGAAQVLGVSGALCAAAMLAGIDWKVALIASLGLSLSSTAIALATLDERNLMTTPTGSASFAILLFQDMAAIPMIAVVPLLGVAAAEGSEQGWLGALKVVAVIGGLIFAGRHLVRPLLRIIVKTGLREIFTAFALLLVIAIALLMQWVGMSMALGAFMAGMLLADSEYRHALETDLEPFKGLLLGLFFIAVGMSVDFGVFMAQPWLILGLVAAFLCIKIAVLYGISKLAEIPRSQQALFAFILSQGGEFAFVVFGAAEAAKVFSAEVASILVVVVALSMVVTPLLLIAHDRLIAPRYRADKKRQADKIVPNDEHVIIAGFGRFGQIVGRLLTANGVKLTVLDHDPDQIDLVRRFGSEVFYGDVTRIDLLHAAGAARARALVVAVDDIDDSLKLVDAVRREFPTLKIMARARNVTHYFDLRDRGVTIIQRETFEAALMLGRDVLHELGFGAYQARQAASKFRMFNLRSLDKIYPYYKDKEQFLSVAKQAREELEAMFALDAELTAEENKNGWDGT from the coding sequence ATGGAACACGGTTTGCTGCTTAACGCACTGATCTACCTGGCGGCGGCGGTGATTGCCGTACCGATCGCCAAAAAACTTGGCCTGGGCGCCGTCCTCGGCTACCTGCTGGCCGGCATCGCCATCGGCCCATGGGGGCTGGGCCTGATCGGCGAGGTCGAAGACATCCTGCACATTTCCGAATTCGGCGTGGTGCTGCTGCTGTTCGTGATCGGCCTCGAACTCGAACCGAAGCGCCTGTGGGCCATGCGGCGCGCCATTTTCGGACGCGGCGCGGCCCAGGTGCTGGGCGTGAGCGGCGCCCTGTGCGCGGCCGCCATGCTGGCCGGCATCGACTGGAAGGTGGCGCTGATTGCCTCCCTCGGGCTGTCGCTGTCGTCGACCGCGATCGCGCTGGCCACCCTGGACGAGCGCAACCTGATGACCACCCCGACCGGCTCGGCCAGCTTCGCCATTTTGCTGTTCCAGGACATGGCCGCCATTCCCATGATCGCCGTGGTGCCGCTCCTGGGCGTGGCCGCCGCCGAAGGGTCCGAACAGGGCTGGCTGGGCGCGCTCAAGGTGGTCGCCGTCATCGGCGGCCTGATCTTCGCCGGACGCCACCTGGTGCGTCCGCTGCTGCGCATCATCGTCAAGACCGGCCTGCGCGAGATCTTTACCGCGTTTGCGCTGCTGCTGGTCATTGCCATTGCGCTCCTGATGCAGTGGGTCGGCATGTCGATGGCGCTGGGCGCCTTCATGGCCGGCATGCTGCTGGCCGACTCCGAATACCGCCACGCGCTCGAGACCGACCTGGAGCCGTTCAAGGGCTTGCTGCTGGGGCTGTTTTTCATCGCGGTCGGCATGTCGGTCGACTTCGGCGTGTTCATGGCGCAGCCATGGCTGATCCTGGGGCTGGTGGCGGCCTTCTTGTGCATCAAGATCGCGGTGCTGTACGGGATCAGCAAGCTGGCCGAGATTCCGCGCAGCCAGCAGGCGCTGTTCGCCTTCATCTTGTCGCAGGGCGGGGAGTTTGCCTTCGTCGTGTTCGGCGCGGCCGAGGCGGCCAAGGTATTCAGCGCCGAGGTGGCGTCCATCCTGGTGGTCGTGGTGGCGCTGTCGATGGTGGTCACGCCGCTGCTGCTGATCGCGCACGACCGCCTGATCGCGCCGCGCTACCGCGCCGACAAGAAGCGCCAGGCCGACAAGATCGTCCCCAACGACGAGCATGTGATCATTGCCGGCTTCGGGCGCTTCGGCCAGATCGTCGGGCGCCTGCTGACCGCCAACGGCGTCAAGCTGACCGTGCTCGACCACGACCCGGACCAGATCGACCTGGTGCGCCGCTTCGGCAGCGAAGTCTTTTACGGCGACGTGACCCGCATCGACCTGCTGCACGCGGCCGGCGCGGCAAGGGCCCGCGCGCTGGTGGTGGCGGTCGACGATATCGACGACAGCCTGAAGCTGGTCGATGCGGTGCGGCGCGAGTTTCCCACCTTGAAAATCATGGCGCGGGCGCGCAACGTGACCCATTATTTCGACCTGCGCGACCGCGGCGTGACCATCATCCAGCGCGAGACGTTCGAAGCGGCGCTGATGCTGGGGCGCGATGTGCTGCACGAGCTCGGATTCGGCGCTTACCAGGCGCGCCAGGCGGCCAGCAAGTTCCGCATGTTCAACCTGCGCAGCCTGGACAAGATATATCCGTATTACAAGGACAAGGAACAGTTCCTGTCGGTGGCCAAGCAGGCGCGCGAGGAACTCGAAGCCATGTTCGCGCTCGATGCCGAACTGACCGCCGAGGAAAACAAGAATGGGTGGGATGGGACGTAG
- a CDS encoding ferritin-like domain-containing protein, whose product MLPTIDIEGLGFDAGAHLLVKHGLQQLAPGETLDVTGAGAGWDGQLSAWCRSQGHPCTALDVDGRRLVRVTRGGASAGRWRAALHSGHADPRADGAIADQAKAQWGLAARGATVEAGSPAMQFRLDQKEEVWAERAADLYAQAAAAQWDPETAIDWRAEFTLPDIVEDAVVQVLTYMIENEVAALVVPARFLGQVHPHYREVQAVLAIQVADEARHIEVFTRRVRLKGREPGLSTAGGQSSLKTLLDEQDFSVAEFLLSVLGEGTFVSLLHFLHAYAPDPVTRQIARLAARDEARHVAFGMTHLAARLEREPAFRTRLANAVQSRNDALAASSGLNEEVFDALILLAAGELTPAAVAAGYLRVQQLMVDMAEGRQSRLERLGFSKTEAQQLSALHTRNFM is encoded by the coding sequence TTGCTGCCGACTATCGATATTGAGGGTCTCGGTTTCGACGCCGGCGCCCATCTGCTGGTCAAGCACGGCTTGCAGCAGCTGGCGCCCGGCGAGACCCTGGATGTTACCGGCGCTGGTGCTGGCTGGGACGGGCAGCTGAGCGCATGGTGCCGCAGCCAGGGGCACCCGTGCACGGCGCTTGACGTGGACGGGCGCAGATTGGTGCGCGTGACGCGCGGCGGCGCGTCGGCGGGCCGCTGGCGCGCGGCGCTGCACAGCGGCCACGCCGATCCGCGCGCCGACGGCGCCATCGCCGATCAGGCCAAGGCCCAGTGGGGCCTGGCGGCACGCGGCGCGACGGTGGAGGCGGGTTCGCCGGCCATGCAATTCCGCCTCGATCAGAAAGAGGAAGTGTGGGCCGAACGGGCTGCCGATTTGTATGCGCAGGCCGCGGCGGCGCAGTGGGACCCGGAGACGGCGATCGACTGGAGGGCCGAGTTCACCTTGCCCGACATCGTCGAAGACGCGGTGGTGCAGGTGCTGACCTACATGATCGAAAATGAAGTGGCGGCGCTGGTGGTGCCGGCGCGCTTTTTGGGACAGGTGCACCCGCACTACCGCGAAGTGCAGGCGGTGCTGGCGATCCAGGTGGCCGACGAAGCGCGCCACATCGAGGTGTTCACGCGCCGCGTGCGCCTCAAGGGCCGCGAGCCGGGCCTGTCGACGGCGGGCGGACAAAGCTCGCTCAAGACGCTGCTCGATGAGCAGGATTTTTCGGTGGCCGAGTTTTTGCTGTCGGTGCTGGGGGAGGGGACCTTTGTCAGCCTGCTGCATTTCCTGCACGCGTACGCGCCCGATCCGGTCACGCGCCAGATCGCGCGCCTGGCCGCGCGCGATGAAGCGCGCCATGTCGCCTTCGGCATGACGCACCTGGCGGCGCGGCTCGAACGCGAGCCTGCCTTTCGCACACGCCTGGCCAACGCGGTCCAGTCGCGCAACGATGCGCTGGCGGCCAGTTCGGGCTTGAACGAAGAGGTGTTCGACGCGCTGATCCTGCTGGCGGCGGGCGAACTGACGCCGGCGGCGGTCGCGGCCGGCTACCTGCGCGTGCAGCAGCTGATGGTGGACATGGCCGAGGGGCGCCAGTCGCGCCTGGAGCGGCTGGGTTTCTCAAAAACCGAGGCGCAGCAGTTGTCGGCCCTGCATACGCGTAACTTCATGTAG
- a CDS encoding DUF5009 domain-containing protein: protein MPVLLNDLPRQRILSVDAFRGLTFVLMLFVNYLAGARGVPAWLLHVDGAADGMGLADIVFPGFLFAVGMSIPFGVNSRIARGDAALRVFGHTAYRALALIVMGVFMVNAESGYSEQAMRMPIAAWSLAFYAAVLLVWGVYRFDHALLNRCLRALGVALLAALALVWRGADGTSMMTPQWWGILGLIGWAYLAGAVLYQLARGQLTLLLGAMLACLSLYMLTTRSGVGTALAGHAIHSLIVLAGLVCALLFFDGQRPAAPRLRHGAAFAAVLAAAAWVLHRWYPVSKIGATPPWALYCGALCVALFALLYWLVEVRAARRWTVLVEPAATSPLITYLLPFAIGAVISLAGAHFRPALVEGNSALLAAAVFTATMVLVVARLNIHNCKLKI, encoded by the coding sequence ATGCCTGTCCTGCTCAACGACCTGCCCCGGCAACGCATCCTGTCGGTCGACGCCTTTCGTGGCCTCACCTTCGTTCTCATGCTTTTCGTCAATTACCTGGCCGGTGCGCGCGGCGTGCCGGCCTGGCTGCTGCACGTGGACGGCGCGGCCGACGGCATGGGCCTGGCCGATATCGTGTTTCCCGGCTTCCTGTTTGCCGTGGGCATGTCGATTCCCTTCGGCGTGAACAGCCGCATCGCGCGCGGCGACGCCGCGCTGCGGGTGTTCGGCCATACGGCTTATCGCGCGCTGGCGCTGATCGTGATGGGCGTGTTCATGGTCAATGCCGAGTCCGGTTATAGCGAGCAAGCCATGCGCATGCCGATCGCGGCCTGGTCGCTGGCGTTCTACGCGGCCGTGCTGCTGGTGTGGGGCGTGTACCGTTTCGACCACGCCCTGCTCAACCGCTGCCTGCGCGCGCTCGGCGTGGCGCTGCTGGCGGCGCTGGCCCTCGTCTGGCGCGGCGCCGACGGCACCAGCATGATGACGCCGCAGTGGTGGGGCATCCTCGGCCTGATCGGCTGGGCCTACCTGGCCGGCGCCGTGCTGTACCAGCTGGCGCGCGGGCAACTGACGCTGCTGCTGGGCGCCATGCTGGCCTGCCTGAGCCTGTACATGCTCACCACCCGCAGCGGGGTCGGCACGGCGCTGGCCGGCCATGCCATCCACAGCCTCATCGTGCTGGCCGGGCTGGTATGCGCGCTGCTGTTTTTCGACGGCCAACGCCCTGCCGCGCCGCGCCTGCGCCATGGCGCCGCCTTCGCGGCCGTGCTGGCGGCGGCGGCCTGGGTGCTGCACCGCTGGTACCCGGTCTCGAAGATCGGCGCCACCCCGCCCTGGGCTTTGTATTGCGGCGCACTGTGCGTGGCGCTGTTCGCGCTGCTCTACTGGCTGGTGGAAGTGCGCGCGGCGCGGCGCTGGACGGTGCTGGTCGAACCGGCCGCGACCAGTCCGCTGATCACCTATCTGCTGCCGTTCGCCATCGGCGCCGTCATCAGCCTGGCCGGAGCCCACTTCCGGCCCGCCCTGGTCGAAGGCAACAGCGCATTGCTGGCCGCGGCCGTGTTTACAGCCACGATGGTGCTGGTGGTTGCGCGCCTGAACATACATAATTGCAAGCTCAAGATTTAA
- a CDS encoding glycoside hydrolase family 18 protein encodes MSHTIRMNKLSRALALAAAVGAGAAHAAGPVQVGSYYTAWSTEQGFRLKQLDQAGVAARFTFLNYAFANLYKMPDDTYRCDSGRDIKDAADGAGMRATLDYAHHFSASESVDGSADGPSQPLAGNFNQLRQLKAKHPKLKVMLAIGGAEWSRWFSAGAATAPLRRALVSSCIDMYIKGDLPLLNGHGGKGAAAGLFDGFDIDWEYPGVPLMAYNTISPADKQNFTLLLAEFRSQLNALGKKQRKKYYLTAAVNSGAKTTDAAEPDKYSKSLDWINLMTYDFTGGWNKQGPTGFHSNLYADPGSPDTDKQSVHTGVQRFLKAGVPAKKLVIGVPFYARGWSGVPPARYGLYQSAGAPARGFEEGTEKYSTLAPRKTPKFYHPISKQLWTYDNGIFWTYDDPLVIKEKAAYVRDNRLGGMMSWALDQDDTEFSLSKAMLEAQ; translated from the coding sequence ATGTCGCACACAATCCGCATGAACAAGCTCAGCCGGGCCCTGGCCCTGGCGGCGGCCGTCGGCGCCGGCGCGGCGCATGCCGCCGGACCGGTCCAGGTCGGCTCGTACTACACGGCCTGGAGCACCGAACAAGGCTTTCGCCTGAAACAGCTCGACCAGGCCGGCGTGGCCGCCCGCTTCACGTTCCTGAACTACGCCTTCGCCAATCTGTACAAGATGCCGGACGACACCTACCGCTGCGACAGCGGGCGCGACATCAAGGATGCGGCCGACGGCGCCGGCATGCGCGCCACGCTCGACTACGCGCACCACTTCAGCGCCAGCGAATCGGTCGACGGCAGCGCCGACGGTCCATCCCAGCCGCTGGCGGGCAACTTCAACCAGTTGCGCCAGCTCAAGGCCAAGCATCCCAAGCTGAAAGTGATGCTGGCCATCGGCGGCGCCGAATGGTCGCGCTGGTTCTCGGCCGGCGCCGCCACCGCGCCGCTGCGGCGCGCGCTGGTATCGTCCTGCATCGACATGTACATCAAGGGCGACTTGCCGCTGCTCAACGGCCATGGCGGCAAGGGCGCCGCGGCCGGCCTGTTCGACGGCTTCGACATCGACTGGGAGTACCCGGGCGTGCCGCTGATGGCGTACAACACCATCAGCCCGGCGGACAAGCAGAATTTCACGCTGCTGCTGGCGGAGTTCCGCAGCCAGCTCAATGCGCTGGGCAAGAAGCAGCGCAAGAAATACTACCTGACGGCGGCCGTCAACAGCGGCGCGAAAACCACCGATGCCGCCGAGCCGGACAAGTACAGCAAGTCGCTCGACTGGATCAACCTGATGACCTACGACTTCACCGGCGGCTGGAACAAGCAGGGCCCGACCGGCTTTCACTCGAACCTGTACGCCGACCCGGGCAGCCCCGACACCGACAAGCAGAGCGTCCACACCGGCGTGCAGCGCTTTTTGAAGGCTGGCGTGCCGGCCAAAAAACTGGTCATCGGCGTGCCCTTCTACGCGCGCGGCTGGAGCGGCGTGCCGCCGGCGCGCTACGGCCTGTACCAGAGCGCGGGCGCCCCGGCGCGGGGATTCGAGGAAGGCACCGAGAAATACTCGACCCTGGCCCCGCGCAAGACGCCCAAGTTCTACCATCCGATCAGCAAGCAGCTGTGGACCTACGATAACGGCATTTTCTGGACCTATGACGATCCGCTGGTGATCAAGGAAAAGGCCGCCTACGTGCGCGACAACCGCCTGGGCGGCATGATGTCGTGGGCGCTGGACCAGGACGACACCGAGTTTTCGCTGTCCAAAGCCATGCTCGAGGCGCAGTGA
- a CDS encoding PEP-CTERM sorting domain-containing protein produces the protein MLVSKSHFTACALAAALSGVAGQSCAASASAQISNVRIELIDLDLNDQITPWIQYGYRDYAMNAMLNDGQEFQEIYWPGSVLLSKPYGEAAAMVSDGMMRSSVQISYSGQAGGDHFSAIGSDWRTFALSPNTQLRLTLSVSLQADHGQGESSRAVASIYGDVSAFDQSGTPEHFEDRLQNVSGARTVDYRSTLSTGQSAGSGTIGWAAYSYAQGRAAPVPEPASYAMLLAGLAAIGACRLRRRG, from the coding sequence ATGCTCGTATCCAAGTCTCACTTCACCGCCTGCGCGCTGGCTGCCGCGCTCAGCGGCGTTGCCGGCCAGAGCTGCGCCGCCAGCGCGTCCGCCCAGATCAGCAATGTCCGTATCGAACTGATCGACCTCGATCTCAACGACCAGATCACGCCGTGGATTCAATACGGCTACCGTGACTATGCCATGAACGCCATGCTGAACGATGGCCAGGAATTCCAGGAAATTTACTGGCCGGGCAGCGTGCTGCTGAGCAAACCCTATGGCGAGGCGGCGGCCATGGTGTCGGACGGCATGATGCGCTCGAGCGTGCAAATCAGCTATTCGGGCCAGGCGGGCGGCGACCATTTCTCGGCGATCGGTTCGGACTGGCGCACGTTCGCGCTCTCGCCCAACACGCAGCTCAGGCTGACCTTGTCGGTATCGCTGCAAGCTGACCACGGCCAGGGCGAGAGCAGCCGCGCAGTGGCGTCGATCTACGGCGACGTCAGCGCCTTCGACCAGTCGGGCACGCCCGAACATTTCGAAGACAGACTCCAGAACGTTTCCGGCGCGCGCACGGTCGATTACCGCTCGACGCTCAGCACCGGGCAATCGGCTGGATCTGGCACCATCGGCTGGGCCGCCTACAGCTACGCCCAGGGACGCGCCGCGCCCGTGCCGGAGCCGGCAAGCTACGCCATGCTGCTGGCCGGCCTTGCCGCCATCGGCGCGTGTCGCTTGCGCCGCCGGGGCTGA
- a CDS encoding GNAT family N-acetyltransferase: MNIPEKLRSIKASLSERSRERKRLRGPADLNYAIADSIELLDAGAWQALADHAGFFMSFAYLKSLEQVLPHNLSPRYALIYSGAGAERMPVAAVYMQIADLNLAQARPAKSQAASTRPAPLDELAKKTTQRILSCGNLLTFGQHGIAMAPGADPKLAWHGVAEVLYRVRQADKLVGKTHFIMIKDLHAPHTDHAAHLEHLSYRYVETEPNMVLALQDDWKHYDDYLASLASKYRSGVRNAVFKTLDEAACTLEQLSDLDAVREQIHGLYKEVQVNAGFRPFELRAEYFPALQKAAGERFRCSVLKRDGEMLGFLISVADGDTSIAYHIGFNRAAAADLPIYLRLLHAGIADALSMGCKQVSFGRTALEPKAALGAKPQTFGILVRHRQPVLNKMIKHLLLGIEHDDAPERSPFKKPAKVA, encoded by the coding sequence ATGAACATCCCTGAAAAACTCCGCTCCATCAAAGCCTCGCTCTCCGAACGCAGCCGCGAACGCAAGCGTCTGCGCGGCCCCGCCGACCTGAACTACGCCATCGCCGATTCGATCGAACTGCTCGACGCCGGCGCCTGGCAGGCTTTGGCGGACCACGCCGGCTTCTTCATGTCCTTCGCCTACCTCAAGTCGCTCGAACAGGTGCTGCCGCACAATCTGTCGCCGCGCTACGCCCTGATTTACAGCGGCGCCGGCGCCGAGCGCATGCCGGTCGCGGCCGTGTACATGCAGATTGCCGACCTCAACCTGGCGCAGGCGCGCCCGGCCAAGAGCCAGGCTGCCTCCACGCGCCCCGCCCCGCTCGACGAGCTGGCGAAAAAGACCACCCAGCGCATCCTCAGCTGCGGCAACCTGCTGACCTTCGGCCAGCACGGCATCGCCATGGCGCCCGGCGCCGATCCCAAGCTGGCCTGGCATGGCGTAGCCGAAGTGCTGTACCGCGTGCGCCAAGCCGACAAGCTGGTCGGCAAGACCCACTTCATCATGATCAAGGACTTGCACGCGCCCCACACCGATCACGCGGCGCACCTCGAACACCTGAGCTACCGTTACGTGGAAACGGAACCGAACATGGTGCTGGCCCTGCAGGACGACTGGAAGCACTACGACGACTACCTGGCCAGCCTGGCCTCCAAATACCGCAGCGGCGTGCGCAACGCCGTCTTCAAGACCTTGGACGAGGCGGCCTGCACGCTCGAACAGTTAAGCGACCTGGACGCCGTGCGCGAGCAGATTCACGGGCTCTACAAGGAAGTGCAGGTCAACGCCGGATTCCGCCCGTTCGAGCTGCGAGCCGAGTATTTCCCGGCGCTGCAAAAGGCGGCCGGCGAGCGCTTCCGCTGCAGCGTACTCAAGCGCGATGGAGAGATGCTCGGTTTCCTGATCTCGGTGGCCGATGGCGACACCTCGATCGCCTACCACATCGGTTTCAACCGCGCGGCGGCGGCCGACCTGCCGATCTATCTGCGGCTGCTGCACGCCGGCATCGCCGACGCCTTGTCGATGGGCTGCAAACAGGTGTCGTTCGGCCGCACCGCACTCGAACCGAAAGCGGCCCTGGGCGCCAAGCCGCAGACCTTCGGCATCCTGGTGCGCCACCGCCAGCCGGTGCTCAACAAGATGATCAAGCATCTGCTGCTGGGCATCGAGCATGATGACGCGCCCGAACGCAGTCCGTTCAAGAAGCCTGCCAAGGTTGCCTGA
- a CDS encoding acyl-CoA dehydrogenase family protein, with amino-acid sequence MSYLQTLDTIVTTIVQPAAPATDRDARFPRAAIDALGQAGLLGLVSSKDVGGMGLGLPEAAQLVERLAKACPSTAMVVCMHLCAATVLEKFASENVRRDVACGRHLSTLAWSDNGSRSHFWAPVGTARQDGDSIVIDGSKSMVTAAGEADSYVWSTAPVALAGASTLWLVDSKSAGLSEPKAFDGMGLRGNRSSPLSAAGVRVAPAAMLGVDGGGFDIMIGAVLPVFSTLVASSSLGQMDAVLEAACAHAAGSKLEHLGSSLAELPTIRAYLARARIQADMVRTLRDDTLAALAANRPDAMLRVMQVKAAAAEAALEVTDTAMRVCGGAAFRKDVGIERYFRDARAASVMAPTSDVLFDFIGKAVCGMPVFG; translated from the coding sequence ATGTCTTACCTCCAAACACTCGATACCATAGTCACCACCATTGTCCAGCCGGCAGCTCCCGCCACCGACCGCGATGCCCGGTTTCCGCGCGCCGCCATCGATGCGCTGGGCCAGGCCGGCCTGCTCGGCCTTGTCAGCAGCAAGGACGTGGGCGGCATGGGCCTGGGCCTGCCCGAGGCAGCGCAGCTGGTCGAGCGCCTGGCCAAGGCCTGCCCGTCGACGGCGATGGTCGTCTGCATGCACCTGTGCGCGGCCACCGTGCTGGAAAAATTCGCCAGCGAGAACGTGCGCCGCGACGTCGCTTGCGGCCGCCACCTGAGCACCCTGGCCTGGTCCGACAACGGCTCGCGCAGCCACTTCTGGGCCCCGGTCGGCACGGCGCGCCAGGATGGCGACAGCATCGTCATCGACGGCAGCAAATCGATGGTCACCGCCGCCGGCGAAGCCGATTCGTACGTGTGGTCGACCGCGCCGGTGGCCTTGGCGGGCGCCAGCACCCTGTGGCTGGTCGACAGCAAGAGCGCCGGCCTGAGCGAACCGAAAGCGTTCGACGGCATGGGCTTGCGCGGCAACCGTTCATCGCCACTGAGCGCGGCGGGCGTGCGCGTCGCGCCGGCCGCGATGCTGGGCGTTGACGGCGGCGGCTTCGACATCATGATCGGCGCCGTGCTGCCGGTGTTCTCGACCCTGGTCGCCTCGTCCTCGCTGGGCCAGATGGACGCCGTGCTGGAAGCGGCATGCGCGCACGCCGCCGGCAGCAAGCTCGAACACCTGGGCAGCTCGCTGGCCGAACTGCCGACCATCCGCGCCTACCTGGCACGGGCCCGCATCCAGGCCGACATGGTGCGCACGCTGCGCGACGACACGCTCGCCGCGCTGGCGGCCAACCGTCCGGACGCCATGCTGCGCGTGATGCAGGTCAAGGCGGCAGCGGCCGAAGCGGCGCTGGAAGTGACCGACACCGCCATGCGCGTGTGCGGCGGCGCGGCCTTCCGCAAGGATGTCGGCATCGAACGCTACTTCCGCGATGCGCGCGCCGCATCGGTCATGGCACCGACCTCCGACGTGCTGTTCGACTTCATTGGCAAGGCCGTTTGCGGCATGCCGGTGTTCGGTTAA
- a CDS encoding phosphate/phosphite/phosphonate ABC transporter substrate-binding protein, with product MNTPLMMGAVAYAPKVVTIWEGFKEYFRRHDFEFDYILYSNYERQVEAQFNGSIALAWNSPLAWVRAERMARARGQEVAALAMRDSDCDLTSVLVTRTGPLVTLEQLKGKTIGFGAIDSPQAHLIPLDLLRQHGMLAGRDYTARRFDVLGGKHGDHIGGERDAALALMAGEIDAAWMIDSNHMAFSREGLLPAGATAIMARTAPFDHCNFTVSPGAPAAQIARFGELLLAMSWDDPEVRPLLELEGLKTWLPGRVSGYDALVRAVDDERFYDAEGKILAADYRY from the coding sequence ATGAATACACCATTGATGATGGGCGCGGTGGCCTACGCACCGAAAGTCGTGACGATCTGGGAAGGCTTCAAGGAGTACTTCCGGCGCCACGACTTTGAATTCGACTACATCCTGTACTCCAACTACGAGCGCCAGGTCGAAGCGCAGTTCAACGGCAGCATTGCGCTGGCGTGGAATTCGCCGCTGGCCTGGGTACGGGCCGAGCGCATGGCGCGCGCCCGCGGCCAGGAGGTGGCGGCGCTGGCCATGCGCGACAGCGATTGCGACCTGACGTCGGTGCTGGTCACGCGTACCGGCCCGCTGGTCACGCTGGAACAGCTCAAGGGCAAGACGATCGGCTTTGGCGCCATCGACTCGCCCCAGGCGCACCTGATTCCGCTCGACCTGCTGCGCCAGCACGGCATGCTGGCCGGGCGCGATTACACGGCGCGCCGCTTCGACGTTTTGGGGGGCAAGCACGGCGACCATATCGGCGGCGAACGCGATGCCGCGCTGGCGCTGATGGCCGGCGAGATCGATGCCGCCTGGATGATCGACAGTAATCACATGGCCTTCTCGCGCGAAGGCCTGCTGCCGGCCGGCGCCACCGCGATCATGGCGCGCACGGCGCCGTTCGACCATTGCAATTTCACGGTCAGCCCTGGCGCGCCCGCGGCGCAGATTGCACGCTTCGGCGAACTGCTGCTGGCCATGAGCTGGGACGACCCGGAAGTGCGCCCGCTGCTCGAACTGGAAGGCCTGAAAACCTGGCTGCCGGGGCGCGTAAGCGGCTACGACGCGCTGGTGCGCGCGGTGGACGACGAGCGCTTCTACGATGCGGAAGGGAAGATCCTTGCTGCCGACTATCGATATTGA